In Halovivax gelatinilyticus, the following are encoded in one genomic region:
- a CDS encoding MarR family transcriptional regulator has protein sequence MALRIDDNTEKVIDQFIENGNLTTGALVEFTGLSRPTVTKRLDRLYAAEHVEYLHEPTALWRLVNDPRE, from the coding sequence AACACTGAGAAGGTAATTGACCAGTTTATCGAAAATGGTAACTTGACAACTGGTGCATTAGTAGAATTTACAGGTCTTTCTCGACCAACAGTTACAAAACGACTCGATCGACTATATGCAGCAGAACATGTTGAATATTTGCACGAGCCGACTGCTCTTTGGCGCTTAGTCAACGACCCTCGTGAGTAA
- a CDS encoding DEAD/DEAH box helicase family protein, giving the protein MALDPFKNQIDERTSTLSVSEQFHQERLDRDDITTADWPSQIDRAATDLLLGIALGHSDSKFDHGGTIGTIDFGRATGGYYVDGLIDLSSNHSDLPGLIQECDETDIGNFVLALAKLRHALAKVDDGGIHNIDRAIEAIVEKLATRGMGPKNGRLPLHEPQAVVDIVYQLFSDPSASEYTDELIEALEGVRRSNADIDLLDYLDRPQMVTPLWDHQQDALSSWCAADYAGYVNMATATGKTVLGLGAIAHLFGELHPRDEEVLASQKESSSNASVLIVAGQDLLLEQWQSEFDEHLNIPRDRTQTGTKRVINLSWGTIEFRTAQDLLSAETVSGYDLVILDEAHRYRRGGRDGRSWRDLFDDLTDRSDAILAMSGSIDQDWIGDAGARDALEANLTECATFTIPEARKANVIADFSWEVTYAASAEDETLDGVTESTQPLAGVYDPTNHKFLTTGFGDVPDIVPETFETLRDLRSFAQSNDGSAAREQSAAFDRIATAAFSRRPRRWQLSPPHETVRRLVDRHVAEAKCIVLVQSYEQATQIGDVLRDNLGDDVVTVADGKTTSQSEQINEFKERKKGVIVGPGEVIGVGVDIPDADVAVNLSKGGVNASLIQRIGRVLRNPTGASRAHFYQVVTLPATPDGQLAGEDGRRLLRRASELRALGSRFRELPGFSTVDETTVPLLAELEVAGSMAMEADHRAIEEIVDDDVAQEWLYELLDAIKDRNRRIDPTLPQVWTGETVDPKTEPIRTAIESREQSRKKVRKDNGRSPQHLDASPQEYLEVSVSNSNDEPVIGASVSISTDEKDYESETAADGTASFHVPTHSRRVEASVDSDGYEPKEAVSLLYGRSGPYNFTVQLSSLSSEGDSVDTSHTEDSPSASSRDESTSVGGDAADPSAGKDGAVAPSELTELYEVFHSYRKLVDTLIEASGIEEGPMVTWRDTLVSFLDSGLEGWDSGYGPQQLNRSGIISKDYRSDFGNGKRVTEFQVIETASPSPLLDGILSHFDDHERKMVPVVPSSGTALPVIVETESALTEAQELLEKFPELPRVGNPPDSPSDSDLTTVSGVTDVDANVLEENGFENVADLREAAYEDIAAIPEIPDHLALRIKADVE; this is encoded by the coding sequence ATGGCACTCGACCCATTCAAGAATCAAATTGACGAGCGGACGAGTACGCTAAGCGTCTCGGAACAGTTTCATCAAGAACGACTCGATAGGGACGATATCACTACTGCCGATTGGCCTAGTCAGATTGATCGGGCTGCAACAGACCTCCTGCTTGGCATCGCACTCGGCCATTCCGACAGCAAATTCGATCACGGAGGAACGATCGGTACGATAGACTTTGGTCGGGCGACTGGGGGATATTACGTCGACGGTCTTATCGATCTATCTAGCAATCATTCAGATCTCCCCGGACTCATTCAAGAATGCGACGAGACGGATATCGGGAATTTCGTTCTCGCACTGGCGAAACTTCGACACGCGCTCGCGAAGGTTGATGACGGCGGCATCCACAACATTGACCGGGCAATCGAAGCTATCGTTGAAAAGCTCGCCACAAGGGGAATGGGACCGAAAAACGGACGTCTGCCCCTTCATGAGCCCCAAGCCGTCGTGGATATTGTCTATCAACTGTTCTCCGACCCATCGGCAAGTGAGTACACCGATGAACTTATAGAGGCACTCGAAGGTGTCCGCCGATCCAACGCAGACATCGACTTACTCGATTATCTCGACCGACCACAAATGGTGACGCCACTCTGGGATCACCAACAGGACGCACTATCAAGTTGGTGTGCGGCCGATTACGCTGGCTATGTGAATATGGCGACGGCTACGGGGAAGACTGTGCTCGGACTAGGTGCAATCGCTCACCTCTTCGGTGAATTGCACCCGCGGGACGAAGAAGTTCTGGCATCTCAGAAGGAGTCGAGTTCGAACGCGTCTGTCCTGATCGTTGCCGGTCAAGACCTCTTACTGGAGCAGTGGCAGAGCGAGTTCGACGAACACCTGAATATCCCTCGAGACCGCACTCAGACTGGCACTAAACGAGTGATCAACCTTTCTTGGGGAACTATCGAGTTTCGCACGGCTCAAGATTTACTGAGTGCGGAGACAGTTTCCGGATATGATCTGGTAATCCTTGACGAAGCGCATCGGTACCGAAGGGGTGGTCGTGACGGTCGAAGTTGGCGAGATCTATTTGATGACTTGACAGATAGGTCGGACGCTATCCTCGCGATGTCCGGATCCATCGATCAGGACTGGATCGGGGATGCTGGCGCTCGCGACGCACTAGAGGCGAACCTCACGGAGTGTGCGACCTTCACAATTCCTGAGGCGCGCAAAGCAAACGTTATCGCAGATTTCAGCTGGGAAGTGACCTACGCCGCTAGTGCTGAGGACGAAACACTCGACGGCGTTACCGAGTCGACCCAGCCACTCGCAGGCGTTTACGATCCGACAAACCACAAGTTTCTCACCACCGGTTTTGGCGATGTACCCGACATCGTCCCGGAAACGTTCGAGACGCTACGCGATCTCCGATCCTTCGCCCAATCGAACGACGGGTCGGCGGCGCGTGAACAGTCAGCTGCGTTCGACAGAATAGCCACCGCTGCGTTCTCCCGTCGACCCCGGCGATGGCAATTGAGCCCACCCCATGAGACTGTGCGGCGGCTGGTCGATCGTCACGTTGCCGAAGCGAAGTGTATCGTTCTTGTCCAGAGCTACGAGCAAGCGACGCAAATTGGCGATGTCCTTCGGGATAATCTAGGGGATGATGTCGTAACCGTCGCAGATGGAAAGACCACTTCACAGAGCGAACAAATAAACGAATTTAAAGAACGAAAAAAGGGAGTCATTGTCGGCCCGGGGGAGGTTATCGGAGTCGGCGTCGATATCCCCGATGCGGACGTAGCAGTTAACCTTTCGAAGGGAGGTGTCAACGCGTCACTTATCCAACGCATTGGCCGCGTCCTTCGAAATCCGACCGGGGCTAGTCGTGCGCACTTCTATCAGGTCGTAACGCTTCCAGCGACGCCAGACGGGCAGCTAGCCGGCGAGGACGGTCGTCGACTACTTCGTCGAGCGTCTGAGTTAAGAGCACTTGGATCGCGATTTCGGGAACTGCCAGGCTTCTCGACGGTTGACGAAACCACAGTACCGTTGTTGGCCGAGTTGGAGGTGGCAGGGTCCATGGCGATGGAAGCCGACCACCGGGCCATCGAAGAAATCGTGGACGATGATGTCGCACAGGAGTGGCTCTATGAACTACTAGATGCCATCAAGGACCGCAACAGACGGATTGATCCTACTCTTCCTCAGGTGTGGACAGGAGAAACTGTTGATCCGAAGACGGAACCCATTCGGACGGCAATCGAATCACGTGAACAAAGCAGGAAGAAGGTGAGGAAAGACAACGGTAGGTCCCCGCAACACTTAGACGCGAGTCCACAGGAATACCTTGAAGTGTCAGTTTCAAATTCAAATGATGAGCCTGTAATCGGGGCATCAGTATCGATTTCTACGGACGAGAAAGATTACGAATCAGAGACGGCTGCCGATGGCACAGCATCGTTCCACGTACCCACCCACTCACGCCGTGTCGAGGCCTCCGTCGATAGCGACGGTTACGAACCAAAGGAGGCCGTGTCGCTCCTTTACGGCCGAAGTGGACCGTATAATTTCACTGTGCAGCTTAGTAGTCTATCATCGGAAGGCGATTCAGTCGATACATCCCATACTGAGGATTCTCCATCTGCATCCAGTCGGGACGAATCAACATCTGTCGGCGGTGATGCAGCAGATCCCTCTGCTGGAAAAGACGGTGCGGTTGCACCGTCGGAGCTGACCGAATTATACGAGGTGTTCCATTCGTATAGAAAACTGGTTGACACCCTCATCGAAGCGTCGGGGATCGAGGAAGGACCTATGGTTACGTGGCGGGATACTCTTGTATCATTTCTTGATTCTGGTTTAGAAGGATGGGACAGCGGTTACGGACCACAACAGCTGAACCGGTCCGGTATCATTTCAAAGGACTATCGTTCCGATTTCGGAAATGGTAAACGTGTAACTGAGTTTCAAGTGATCGAAACGGCTTCTCCATCGCCACTTCTCGACGGCATCCTATCTCACTTCGACGACCATGAACGGAAGATGGTTCCAGTTGTCCCTTCGTCTGGTACTGCTCTTCCCGTAATCGTCGAAACGGAATCTGCCCTAACGGAGGCTCAGGAGTTGTTGGAAAAATTTCCTGAATTGCCGCGAGTTGGGAATCCGCCGGATTCACCCTCGGATTCAGATCTCACGACAGTGAGTGGAGTTACCGATGTGGACGCGAACGTTCTGGAGGAAAATGGCTTCGAGAACGTGGCGGACCTTCGGGAAGCTGCGTACGAAGATATTGCAGCTATTCCTGAGATTCCGGATCATCTCGCACTCAGAATCAAAGCAGATGTGGAATGA
- a CDS encoding homing endonuclease associated repeat-containing protein produces the protein MDVNEMIERAEGEVDRALLQGTGSGNLVCTGYFGDGPLIAHLRNQEKVDYALQNFRKGLTVEKDGVKERIKPGSRYRTAMLVTHRRILFVVGCEEGDETVSVPFEKVRKVKVKTGILKDKITVKADSACFDMYVRKGSELEDIANHILDLARSITERRDTTNHSSNESDCAQKSQSPDGLNSTSSASGLQNQAKLKADGSGRNMNRESNNLSKIELLASNEAGDPISNATVTAESDVFQIKSRTSDTGRCNISLPPTVDSVKVEIDHPTYEIVRSELTVEDGTAIDVTLTETESMEMGEEPPHQQTKETPSQRPNGKVGTPTREALVQELIDLQKGREKRITRGLMRADGKFEPEDYEKEFGNWSTALRSVTFPDENSEVSSSEPTNQEAYSKAEVLDAIADVAQRVGGRPSTEDMNEHGRMSVGPAYRIFDSWSEAVEAATRTDSDTTEKSSTSAISADIDESFEEPSPEDPLVTGLENVPRGRLSGVVVDVLTVTDSEKPRRNAEITVRTQAGEDIELIAWEKHNVDWSFDVGDLLRLDEVRLKRWGDDDAPSHHLSTTRDFSVTKLDEASEEHVGSSDTFDSHPDSFSDPIEKLTGIGGATETDATVLMEAGYETPEDLEAATLEELRDIPDLDDGVALRIKAELG, from the coding sequence ATGGATGTCAATGAGATGATTGAACGGGCAGAAGGTGAAGTTGATCGAGCACTTTTACAAGGTACTGGGAGTGGTAATCTCGTCTGCACCGGCTACTTCGGCGATGGCCCACTCATCGCCCATCTAAGGAATCAGGAGAAGGTAGACTACGCTCTCCAGAATTTCAGGAAAGGACTCACGGTTGAGAAGGATGGAGTGAAGGAACGGATAAAACCGGGATCACGCTATCGAACTGCAATGCTCGTGACTCACCGACGGATCCTATTCGTCGTAGGATGTGAGGAAGGAGATGAAACGGTTTCCGTTCCATTCGAGAAGGTTCGTAAGGTGAAAGTCAAGACCGGTATTCTCAAGGATAAAATCACGGTGAAAGCGGATAGTGCGTGTTTTGATATGTACGTCCGGAAGGGATCTGAACTCGAAGACATCGCCAATCACATTTTGGATTTAGCACGCTCAATAACGGAGCGGCGAGACACCACCAACCATTCATCAAATGAGAGCGATTGCGCTCAAAAGAGTCAATCACCCGATGGTTTGAACTCGACGTCCTCTGCGAGTGGACTTCAAAATCAGGCCAAGCTGAAGGCTGACGGGTCCGGAAGGAATATGAATCGAGAATCTAACAATTTGTCAAAAATTGAATTGCTCGCCTCAAACGAAGCTGGTGATCCGATATCGAACGCGACTGTAACAGCGGAGAGTGACGTTTTCCAAATCAAAAGCAGGACGTCCGACACGGGGAGGTGCAACATTTCTCTTCCACCCACAGTGGACTCTGTTAAAGTCGAAATTGACCACCCAACGTACGAGATCGTTCGCAGTGAGTTAACAGTGGAGGACGGGACAGCTATCGACGTTACACTAACGGAGACAGAGTCTATGGAAATGGGGGAAGAACCTCCCCACCAACAGACGAAGGAGACGCCCTCACAACGACCGAACGGAAAGGTGGGAACACCGACCCGGGAAGCTCTCGTCCAAGAACTGATCGATCTCCAGAAAGGGAGGGAAAAACGAATTACACGCGGGCTGATGCGAGCCGATGGGAAGTTCGAACCCGAAGATTACGAGAAGGAGTTCGGGAATTGGTCGACGGCTCTCCGCTCAGTCACGTTCCCAGACGAGAACTCGGAGGTATCCTCGTCTGAACCGACGAACCAAGAAGCGTATTCGAAAGCAGAGGTACTCGATGCGATTGCCGATGTAGCGCAAAGGGTGGGCGGTCGCCCATCGACCGAAGACATGAACGAACACGGTCGGATGTCGGTTGGCCCTGCATACCGAATCTTCGACAGTTGGTCGGAGGCGGTGGAAGCAGCAACGAGAACCGACTCTGATACAACAGAAAAATCATCGACGTCAGCGATCTCTGCGGACATTGACGAGTCGTTCGAAGAACCTTCCCCCGAGGACCCGCTAGTAACTGGGCTCGAAAATGTTCCACGTGGTCGCCTTTCGGGTGTGGTTGTCGACGTTCTGACCGTCACAGACAGCGAGAAGCCCAGACGAAACGCAGAAATAACTGTCCGGACACAGGCGGGTGAAGATATCGAACTCATTGCCTGGGAAAAGCACAATGTCGATTGGTCGTTCGACGTAGGCGACCTCCTTCGGCTCGACGAAGTAAGACTAAAGCGATGGGGAGATGACGACGCACCATCCCATCACCTGAGCACTACGCGGGATTTCTCGGTAACGAAACTTGATGAGGCGTCCGAAGAGCATGTCGGTTCCAGTGACACCTTCGACTCTCACCCAGACAGCTTCTCAGATCCGATAGAGAAACTCACTGGCATAGGTGGCGCCACAGAAACAGATGCAACAGTACTGATGGAAGCTGGCTACGAGACGCCCGAGGACTTGGAAGCTGCTACCCTCGAAGAGTTACGCGACATCCCTGACCTCGATGACGGCGTTGCGCTCCGGATTAAAGCGGAGCTAGGTTGA